In a genomic window of Micromonospora cremea:
- the gyrB gene encoding DNA topoisomerase (ATP-hydrolyzing) subunit B produces the protein MAAQDKQEYGAESITVLEGLEAVRKRPGMYIGSTGERGLHHLVWEVVDNAVDEALAGYCDTIDVVLRADGGVQVTDNGRGFPVDLHPKLKKPGVEVALTVLHAGGKFDGKAYAVSGGLHGVGVSVVNALSTRMAVEIHKSGFVWRQQYNNSKPGPLDKGETTDSTGSAVSFWPDPDVFETVDFDFQTIYRRLQEMAFLNRALRIHLLDERVAEEEDGRQREVTFFYEGGIADFVRHLNASKNPIHKTVVEFGAEEEGMSLEIAMQWNESYGESVYTFANTINTHEGGTHEEGFRSALTSVVNRYGTDKKLLKGDEKLSGEDIREGLAAIISVKLANPQFEGQTKTKLGNTPVKSFVQRVCNDRLVDWFDRNPAEAKMIIQKASQAARARIAAQQARKLARRKSLLESGSMPGKLADCQSTDPRESEVFIVEGDSAGGSAKQGRDPRTQAILPIRGKILNVEKARIDRVLKNNEVQALITALGTGIHDDFDMEKLRYHKVVLMADADVDGQHIQTLLLTLLFRFMRPLVEMGHVYLAAPPLYKIKWNKKGDDAQYAYSDRERDGLIALRQQKKPNAKPDDIQRFKGLGEMNYPELWETTMNPATRTLRQVTLDDAATADELFSVLMGEDVEARRSFIQRNAKDVRFLDI, from the coding sequence GTGGCAGCGCAGGACAAGCAGGAGTACGGCGCAGAGTCGATCACCGTTCTCGAGGGGCTGGAGGCGGTTCGCAAGCGGCCCGGTATGTACATCGGGTCCACGGGCGAGCGCGGTCTGCACCACCTCGTCTGGGAGGTCGTCGACAACGCGGTCGACGAGGCGCTGGCCGGATACTGCGACACCATCGACGTCGTGCTGCGCGCCGACGGCGGGGTCCAGGTCACCGACAACGGCCGTGGCTTCCCGGTCGACCTGCACCCGAAGCTCAAGAAGCCGGGCGTCGAGGTCGCGCTGACCGTGCTGCACGCGGGCGGCAAGTTCGACGGCAAGGCGTACGCGGTCTCCGGTGGTCTGCACGGCGTCGGCGTGTCCGTCGTGAACGCGCTCTCCACCCGGATGGCCGTGGAGATCCACAAGTCCGGTTTCGTGTGGCGGCAGCAGTACAACAACTCCAAGCCCGGTCCGCTGGACAAGGGTGAGACCACCGACAGCACCGGCTCGGCGGTCTCCTTCTGGCCCGACCCCGACGTCTTCGAGACCGTCGACTTCGACTTCCAGACCATCTACCGGCGCCTCCAGGAGATGGCCTTCCTCAACCGTGCCCTCCGCATCCACCTGCTCGACGAGCGGGTGGCCGAGGAGGAGGACGGCCGGCAGCGCGAGGTGACCTTCTTCTACGAGGGCGGCATCGCCGACTTCGTCCGGCACCTCAACGCCTCGAAGAACCCGATCCACAAGACCGTGGTCGAGTTCGGCGCCGAGGAGGAGGGGATGTCGCTCGAGATCGCCATGCAGTGGAACGAGTCGTACGGCGAGTCGGTCTACACCTTCGCCAACACGATCAACACGCACGAGGGCGGCACCCACGAGGAGGGCTTCCGGTCCGCGCTGACCAGCGTGGTCAACCGGTACGGCACCGACAAGAAGCTGCTCAAGGGTGACGAGAAGCTCTCCGGCGAGGACATCCGGGAAGGCCTCGCCGCGATCATCTCGGTCAAGCTGGCCAACCCGCAGTTCGAGGGCCAGACCAAGACCAAGCTCGGCAACACCCCGGTGAAGAGCTTCGTGCAGCGGGTCTGCAACGACCGGCTGGTCGACTGGTTCGACCGCAACCCGGCCGAGGCCAAGATGATCATCCAGAAGGCCTCCCAGGCGGCTCGCGCCCGGATCGCCGCGCAGCAGGCGCGCAAGCTGGCCCGCCGCAAGTCGCTGCTGGAGTCCGGCTCGATGCCGGGCAAGCTGGCCGACTGCCAGTCCACCGACCCGCGCGAGTCCGAAGTCTTCATCGTCGAGGGCGACTCGGCGGGTGGCTCGGCCAAGCAGGGCCGGGACCCACGGACCCAGGCGATCCTGCCGATCCGCGGCAAGATCCTCAACGTGGAGAAGGCCCGGATCGACCGGGTGCTGAAGAACAACGAGGTCCAGGCGCTGATCACCGCGCTGGGCACCGGCATCCACGACGATTTCGACATGGAGAAGCTGCGCTACCACAAGGTGGTGCTGATGGCCGACGCGGACGTCGACGGCCAGCACATCCAGACGTTGCTGCTCACCCTGCTGTTCCGCTTCATGCGTCCACTCGTCGAGATGGGCCACGTCTACCTGGCCGCCCCGCCGCTCTACAAGATCAAGTGGAACAAGAAGGGCGACGACGCGCAGTACGCCTACTCCGACCGTGAGCGGGACGGGCTGATCGCGCTGCGCCAGCAGAAGAAGCCGAACGCCAAGCCGGACGACATTCAGCGGTTCAAGGGCCTCGGCGAGATGAACTATCCCGAGCTGTGGGAAACCACGATGAACCCGGCGACGCGTACTCTGCGTCAGGTCACGCTCGACGACGCGGCGACCGCCGACGAGTTGTTCAGCGTGCTGATGGGTGAGGACGTCGAGGCGCGCCGGTCGTTCATCCAGCGCAACGCCAAGGACGTGCGGTTCCTGGACATCTGA